One segment of Plasmodium relictum strain SGS1 genome assembly, contig: PRELSG_00_v1_146, whole genome shotgun sequence DNA contains the following:
- a CDS encoding gamete antigen 27/25, putative yields the protein MNDPVKQEDMACGGDPSFEECKLASNVELEITLRYLYKLKEESNDEAKKEAVVNYDAIVKEIANFEKQCKYKVREAMLYTMSFRISSRLSDYIFDEPLTDEYCLKLKEIFNMEEKIFQKVFLEVLEKDDVRERKKIIDNVNLIKSYLREKEKSMGITLSEQKLQNAALRIGGFICDLISLTIVPSKNFPIEPDDDNPPS from the coding sequence ATGAATGATCCGGTAAAACAAGAAGATATGGCATGCGGGGGAGATCCATCTTTTGAAGAATGCAAGTTAGCTAGTAATGTAGAActtgaaataacattaagatatttatataaattaaaggAAGAAAGCAATGATGAAGCTAAAAAAGAAGCTGTAGTTAATTATGATGCTATAGTAAAAGAAATTGCTAACTTTGAAAAGCAGTGCAAATATAAAGTACGAGAAGCGATGCTATATACAATGTCATTCAGAATAAGTAGTCGCCTTAGTGATTATATTTTTGATGAGCCATTGACAGATGAATATTGCTTAAAATTAAaggaaatttttaatatggaggaaaaaatatttcaaaaagtTTTTTTGGAAGTACTAGAAAAAGATGATGTtagagaaagaaaaaaaataattgacAATGTAAATTTGATAAAAAGTTATCTTagagaaaaggaaaaatctATGGGTATTACATTATCCGAacaaaaattacaaaatgcAGCATTGAGAATAGGTGGTTTCATATGTGATTTGATTTCTTTAACTATAGTACCTTCCAAAAACTTTCCTATAGAACCTGATGATGACAATCCACCCTCATAA